The following are encoded together in the Choloepus didactylus isolate mChoDid1 chromosome 7, mChoDid1.pri, whole genome shotgun sequence genome:
- the CCN2 gene encoding CCN family member 2: MTASAMGPARVAFALLFALCSRPAAGQECPAQCQCATAAAPRCPPGVSLVLDGCGCCRVCAKQLGELCTERDPCDPHKGLFCDFGSPANRKIGVCTAKDGAPCVFGGTVYRSGESFQSSCKYQCTCLDGAVGCVPLCSMDVRLPSPDCPFPRRVKLPGKCCEEWVCEEPKDHTVVGPALAAYRLEDTFGPDPTMIRANCLVQTTEWSACSKTCGMGISTRVTNDNAFCRLEKQSRLCLVRPCEADLEENIKKGKKCIRTPKISKPVKFELSGCTSVKAYRAKFCGVCTDGRCCTPHRTTTLPVEFKCPDGEVMKKSMMFIKTCACHYNCPGDNDIFESLYHRKMYGDMA, translated from the exons ATGACCGCCTCCGCCATGGGCCCCGCCCGCGTCGCCTTCGCGCTCCTCTTTGCGCTCTGCAGCCGG CCCGCCGCCGGCCAGGAGTGCCCCGCGCAGTGCCAGTGCGCCACCGCCGCCGCTCCGCGCTGCCCGCCCGGCGTGAGCCTCGTGCTGGACGGCTGCGGCTGCTGCCGGGTGTGCGCCAAGCAGCTGGGCGAGCTGTGCACCGAGCGCGACCCCTGCGACCCGCACAAGGGCCTCTTCTGCGACTTCGGCTCCCCGGCCAACCGCAAGATCGGCGTGTGCACCG CCAAGGACGGTGCCCCCTGCGTCTTCGGAGGGACGGTGTACCGCAGCGGGGAgtccttccagagcagctgcaagTACCAGTGCACTTGCCTGGACGGGGCGGTGGGCTGCGTGCCCCTGTGCAGCATGGACGTCCGCCTGCCCAGCCCAGACTGCCCCTTCCCGCGGAGGGTCAAGCTTCCCGGGAAGTGCTGCGAGGAGTGGGTGTGCGAGGAGCCCAAGGACCACACCGTGGTCGGCCCCGCGCTCGCTG CTTACCGTCTGGAAGACACATTTGGCCCAGACCCAACCATGATTCGCGCCAACTGCCTGGTCCAGACCACAGAGTGGAGCGCCTGCTCCAAGACCTGCGGGATGGGCATCTCCACCCGCGTCACCAATGACAACGCCTTCTGCCGGCTGGAGAAGCAGAGCCGCCTGTGCCTGGTCCGGCCCTGCGAAGCCGACCTGGAGGAGAACATTAAG AAAGGTAAAAAGTGCATCCGTACCCCCAAAATTTCCAAGCCGGTCAAATTCGAGCTTTCCGGCTGCACCAGCGTCAAGGCCTACCGGGCGAAGTTCTGCGGGGTGTGCACCGACGGACGCTGCTGCACGCCCCACAGAACCACTACCCTCCCGGTGGAGTTCAAGTGTCCAGACGGCGAGgtcatgaagaagagcatgatgTTCATCAAGACCTGCGCCTGCCATTACAACTGCCCCGGAGACAATGACATCTTTGAGTCGCTGTACCACAGGAAGATGTACGGAGACATGGCCTAA